CCGGCTGTCGGTGCGGCTGCGCGACGAGGAGGGGATCCGGCCGCTGGCCACGCTCAACGGCACGCTGTGCGCCGTCACCCGGACCATCGTGGCGCTGCTGGAGAACCACCAGCAGGCGGACGGGTCGGTGACGGTCCCCGCGGCGCTGCGGCGCTACCTCGGCGGCCGGGAGGCGCTCGCGCCGGTCGGCGGATGATCCGCCCGGAGCCCTGGGTCCCCACACTCGTCGCGCTGGACCTCGACGGCACGCTGGTCGGGCCGGAGGAGACGGTGACACCGGCCGTGGTCGAGGCGGTCGGCCGGGCCGCCAAGGCGTCACACGTGGTGATCGCGACCGGGCGCTCGGTGCATGCGACCGAGCCGGTCGCCGCCGAGCTGGGGCTCACCGACGGGTACCTGGTCTGCAGCAACGGCGCGGTGCTGGCCCGGCTGGTCGGCGGGGCCAGCGAGATCGTCAACGTCACGACGTTCGACGCGCGGGCGGCCGTGGCGCTGCTGCTGGCCGAGCTGCCGGATGCGCTGTTCGCCGTCGAGCAGCTCGGCCTGGGCTACCGGGTCACCGCCCCGTTCCCGGACGGCGAGCTCAGCGGCGACGTCCAGGTGGTGCCCCTGGAGCAGCTGGTGGCCGAGCCGGTCACCCGTGTCGTCGTCCGGGCGCCGGAGTACGCCCCGCACGAGTTCCTCGAGGTGGTCGAGCGGATCGGGCTGCACGGGGTCAACTACGCGGTGGGCTACACGGCCTGGTTGGACCTGGCCCCGGCCGGGGTGTCCAAGGCGTCGGCCCTCGAGGCGGCCCGGCTGCGGCTCGGGGTCGCCGCGGACG
The Actinomycetes bacterium genome window above contains:
- a CDS encoding HAD hydrolase family protein — encoded protein: MIRPEPWVPTLVALDLDGTLVGPEETVTPAVVEAVGRAAKASHVVIATGRSVHATEPVAAELGLTDGYLVCSNGAVLARLVGGASEIVNVTTFDARAAVALLLAELPDALFAVEQLGLGYRVTAPFPDGELSGDVQVVPLEQLVAEPVTRVVVRAPEYAPHEFLEVVERIGLHGVNYAVGYTAWLDLAPAGVSKASALEAARLRLGVAADATLAVGDHRNDLEMFGWAALAVAMGDAPPAVQDAADEVTYSWAEDGAAAVLTRYFPPPA